The segment CCACTTGTTATTGAAGTTGGACAGTTAGCAAAACAAGCAAATGGAGCCGTATTAGTCCGTTATGGCGATACTTCTGTACTTGCTACAGCAACAATGTCAAAATCACCAAAACCACTTGATTTCTTCCCATTAACAGTTAACTATGAAGAACGTCTATATGCTGCAGGTAAAATTCCTGGCGGCTTTATTAAACGTGAAGGACGCCCTTCTGAAAAGGCAATTTTAGCAAGCCGCTTAATTGACCGTCCAATTCGCCCGATGTTCCCAGATGGCTTCCGTAATGAAGTACAAGTCATTTCGATGGTCATGTCAAATGACCCTAATTGTACTTCTGAAATGGCAGCAATGGTTGGTTCATCATTAGCATTAGCAATTTCAGATATTCCATTTAACGGGCCAATAGCAGGTGTACAAGTTGGCTATATTGATGGGGAGTTTATTGTAAACCCAACAGTGGAGCAATCTAACCAATCAACAATTCACTTATCTGTAGCAGGTAACAAAGATGCGATTAACATGGTTGAGGCTGGTGCGCTTGAAGTGCCAGAAGAAACAATGTTAGAGGCAATTATGTTTGGTCATGAGGAAATTAAAAAAATCATTGCCTTCCAAGAGCAAATTGCAGCAGAGGTAGGTAAAGAAAAGCTACCAGTGACATTATTTGAAATTGATGAAGCGATTCAAGCAGATATAAAAGCAGTTTGTGAAGCGGATATGCATGATGCAATTCAAACGGCTGAGAAGCATGCACGTGATGAGGCGATTCAAGCAGTAAAAGATCGTGTGGTTGCTTCCTATGAAGAGCAAGAAGCAGACGAAGAAACAATGAAGCAAGTGTATACGATTCTCGATAAGATGGTAAAAGACGAGGTACGTCGTCAAATTACAGAGGACAAAATTCGTCCTGATGGTCGTAAGCTCGATGAAATTCGACCACTTTCATCTGAAACTGGCTTATTACAACGTACGCATGGTTCGGCACTATTTACACGTGGACAAACACAAGCATTATCAATTTGTACACTAGGGGCACTTGGTGATGTACAAATTATTGATGGTTTAGGTGTAGAAGAATCAAAACGCTTTATGCACCATTATAACTTCCCGCAATTTTCTGTAGGGGAAACAGGCCCAATCCGTGGACCAGGTCGTCGTGAAATTGGTCACGGTGCTTTAGGTGAGCGTGCGCTTGAAGCGGTTATTCCAGATGAATCTGAGTTCCCATATACAATCCGCTGTGTATCAGAGGTATTGGAATCAAACGGTTCTACATCTCAGGCTTCCATCTGTGCATCAACATTAGCGATGATGGATGCAGGTGTTCCATTAAAAGCACCAGTAGCAGGTATCGCAATGGGTCTTATTAAAAAAGGTGAGCATTACTCCATTTTAACGGATATTCAAGGAATGGAAGACCATTTAGGTGATATGGACTTTAAAGTTGCC is part of the Lysinibacillus sp. FSL K6-0232 genome and harbors:
- the pnp gene encoding polyribonucleotide nucleotidyltransferase, translating into MNEKKVYSYEWAGRPLVIEVGQLAKQANGAVLVRYGDTSVLATATMSKSPKPLDFFPLTVNYEERLYAAGKIPGGFIKREGRPSEKAILASRLIDRPIRPMFPDGFRNEVQVISMVMSNDPNCTSEMAAMVGSSLALAISDIPFNGPIAGVQVGYIDGEFIVNPTVEQSNQSTIHLSVAGNKDAINMVEAGALEVPEETMLEAIMFGHEEIKKIIAFQEQIAAEVGKEKLPVTLFEIDEAIQADIKAVCEADMHDAIQTAEKHARDEAIQAVKDRVVASYEEQEADEETMKQVYTILDKMVKDEVRRQITEDKIRPDGRKLDEIRPLSSETGLLQRTHGSALFTRGQTQALSICTLGALGDVQIIDGLGVEESKRFMHHYNFPQFSVGETGPIRGPGRREIGHGALGERALEAVIPDESEFPYTIRCVSEVLESNGSTSQASICASTLAMMDAGVPLKAPVAGIAMGLIKKGEHYSILTDIQGMEDHLGDMDFKVAGTAKGVTALQMDIKIDGLSRNILEEALTQAKVGRMHILESMLATLSEPRQKLSEFAPKIVIVKINPDKIRDVIGPGGKQINKIIEETGVKIDTEQDGTIYISSADEAMNARAKQIIEDIVREAKEGEYYLATVKRIEKFGAFCEIFPGKDGLLHISEIQEERTKQVEDVLKLGDELLVKVIEIDKQGRVNLSRKVVVQEEKERAAQGK